From a single Elusimicrobiota bacterium genomic region:
- a CDS encoding tRNA-dihydrouridine synthase gives MALRLGALRLPSAVLQSPMADCSDLPFRLVSRRRGLAFAFTEMVSAQSLLRRNRKTLDVLKTVPEDRPLGAQLLGKDPERLAAAAALLGEMGFDLIDLNFGCPVKKVVSNGEGAALLKDPDLAERIFAAVRRAVSIPLTVKTRKGFGDESGVEAVELARRAQAQGLDAITVHGRTQKQGYGGRSDAGAVDLVRRAVSIPVIGNGDVRAPADALRLRVESSCAGVMVGRGGLGNPWLYRQVHQAWEGEAGGDFQAPDLGSRRSALLEHFDLEVEHRGERQAALNFRRIGAWYTAGLPGAKTFRTGVYATMDVGLIRRMIEDFFS, from the coding sequence ATGGCCCTGCGGCTGGGCGCTCTGAGACTGCCGTCGGCGGTGCTGCAGTCTCCCATGGCGGACTGCTCGGACCTGCCCTTCCGCCTGGTCTCCCGCCGGCGGGGGCTGGCCTTCGCCTTCACGGAGATGGTCTCGGCGCAGTCCTTGCTGCGCCGCAACCGCAAGACCCTGGACGTGCTCAAGACCGTCCCCGAGGACCGGCCTCTGGGAGCTCAGCTCCTGGGCAAGGACCCGGAGCGCCTCGCCGCGGCCGCGGCGCTGCTGGGGGAGATGGGCTTCGACCTCATCGACCTCAACTTCGGCTGCCCCGTCAAGAAAGTGGTCTCCAACGGCGAGGGCGCGGCGCTCCTGAAAGACCCGGACTTGGCGGAGCGCATCTTCGCCGCGGTCCGCCGGGCGGTGAGTATCCCGCTCACGGTGAAGACCCGCAAGGGCTTCGGCGACGAGAGCGGGGTCGAGGCCGTGGAATTGGCGCGGCGGGCGCAGGCTCAGGGCCTGGACGCCATCACCGTGCACGGCCGCACCCAGAAGCAGGGCTACGGCGGGAGATCCGACGCTGGGGCTGTGGACCTGGTGCGCCGCGCCGTCTCCATCCCGGTCATCGGCAACGGCGACGTGCGCGCTCCCGCAGACGCCTTGAGGCTTCGGGTCGAGAGCTCCTGCGCCGGAGTCATGGTGGGCCGGGGCGGCCTGGGCAACCCCTGGCTCTACCGGCAGGTGCACCAAGCGTGGGAGGGGGAGGCCGGCGGGGACTTCCAGGCTCCGGACCTCGGGTCTCGCCGCAGCGCGCTCCTGGAGCATTTCGACCTGGAGGTGGAGCACCGGGGCGAGCGCCAAGCGGCCTTGAACTTCCGGCGCATCGGGGCCTGGTACACCGCGGGCCTGCCCGGCGCCAAGACCTTCCGCACCGGGGTCTACGCCACGATGGACGTGGGGCTCATCCGGCGGATGATCGAGGACTTCTTCTCCTGA
- the rsfS gene encoding ribosome silencing factor: MALTFRALGRALARAAADKKAEAVVLLDVRRQSPVTEYLLIATVNSPPHLEAVEDALRKAGRELRCPALRRARPESDRWRVLDFGGLLAHFMTEEARRFYNLEKLFHQARPVAWEEAPPAGPHRKAHA; this comes from the coding sequence ATGGCGCTTACCTTTAGAGCCTTGGGCCGGGCCCTGGCCCGGGCCGCCGCGGACAAGAAAGCCGAGGCGGTCGTCCTCCTCGACGTGCGGCGGCAGAGCCCCGTGACCGAGTACCTGCTCATCGCGACCGTCAACTCGCCGCCGCATCTGGAAGCGGTGGAAGACGCCCTGCGCAAGGCCGGACGGGAGCTGCGCTGCCCGGCCCTGCGCCGGGCGCGGCCGGAGAGCGACCGGTGGCGGGTGCTCGATTTCGGAGGCCTCCTGGCGCACTTCATGACCGAGGAGGCCCGCCGCTTCTACAACCTGGAGAAGCTCTTCCATCAGGCCCGGCCCGTGGCCTGGGAAGAGGCTCCTCCGGCCGGCCCGCACAGGAAGGCCCATGCCTGA
- a CDS encoding LytR C-terminal domain-containing protein, producing MRQTLMGRALAAALLAGALALAWLQSHSPLGRTISAGQPVLGWLSLDGPAPALVLTVYQPVRRTLDLVYLPGGPRGQGSPSLEAAGARLDALAPGLGIGAGLPVWRGTQPDSSAEPPLDAADWIARRIREPRTWLKTFSPSGSAAWPWFDRLLLALELQRLGPERLRPAWLPPEDQAGALLSRLVRGADGQPAPERITVEVLNASPKPGIASRAKNILRLNGADVMSVGNVSGQGRTIVYDRAGRFENAAAVARMLGCPSARALTKVDLKRLVDVSVVLAEDCPLPQGG from the coding sequence GTGCGCCAGACCCTGATGGGACGCGCGCTGGCCGCCGCGCTCCTGGCCGGGGCGCTCGCTTTGGCCTGGCTGCAGAGCCATTCGCCCTTGGGCCGGACCATTTCCGCGGGCCAGCCGGTCCTGGGCTGGCTCAGCCTCGACGGCCCGGCCCCCGCGCTGGTCCTGACCGTCTACCAGCCCGTCCGCCGCACCTTGGACCTCGTCTACCTGCCCGGCGGACCGCGCGGCCAGGGCAGCCCGTCTCTGGAAGCCGCCGGCGCCCGCCTCGATGCCCTGGCCCCGGGCCTGGGCATCGGCGCGGGCCTGCCCGTCTGGCGCGGGACGCAGCCGGACTCGTCGGCGGAGCCGCCTCTGGACGCGGCGGACTGGATCGCCCGGCGCATCCGCGAACCGCGCACGTGGCTGAAGACGTTCTCGCCTTCGGGCTCCGCGGCCTGGCCCTGGTTCGACCGCCTCCTCCTGGCCCTCGAGCTCCAGCGCCTCGGTCCGGAGCGCCTGCGCCCGGCCTGGCTGCCGCCGGAGGACCAGGCGGGGGCCCTGCTCAGCCGTCTCGTCCGGGGAGCGGACGGCCAGCCGGCCCCGGAGCGCATCACCGTGGAGGTCCTCAATGCCTCTCCCAAGCCCGGTATCGCCAGCCGCGCTAAAAATATATTACGATTGAATGGCGCGGACGTCATGTCCGTGGGCAATGTCTCAGGGCAGGGACGGACCATCGTCTACGACCGCGCAGGGCGCTTCGAGAACGCCGCCGCAGTCGCCCGGATGCTGGGCTGCCCGTCGGCGCGGGCCTTGACCAAGGTCGATCTCAAGCGGCTGGTCGATGTCAGCGTGGTCCTGGCCGAGGATTGCCCGTTGCCGCAAGGAGGTTGA
- the hemL gene encoding glutamate-1-semialdehyde 2,1-aminomutase has protein sequence MAGVVSRRLFKRAQKVLVGGVNSPVRAFKSVGGTPVFMRRGRGAWIEDADEKRYLDFCASWGPLILGHARREVIAAARRALELGSTFGAATQGEIELAEAIKQAVPSMELVRLTSSGTEADMSAVRVARAFTGRELVIKFAGCYHGHVDSLLVAAGSGATTLGIPDSAGVPAAWAKTTITLPYNDAPAAAAAFKKWKGQVAAVIVEPVAANMGVVLPAPGFLKALRELTARSGSLLIFDEVITGFRLCYGGYQKLCGVRPDLTVLGKIVGGGLPLAAYGGRKDIMRLVAPLGPVYQAGTLSGNPVAVAAGLEALRLLKALKPYSALERRTKALVEDIRREALCLGVPVTVNSAGSMFTVFFTGHPVTDYASAKLADAGRYGRFFRALLDCGVYFPPAQWEAAFLSTAHSRGDLARAGKAVGQALRSLAD, from the coding sequence ATGGCTGGCGTAGTCTCGCGGCGTCTCTTCAAGCGCGCCCAGAAGGTCCTGGTCGGCGGAGTCAACTCGCCGGTGCGGGCCTTCAAGTCCGTGGGCGGCACCCCGGTCTTCATGCGCCGCGGCCGCGGCGCATGGATCGAGGACGCCGACGAAAAGCGTTATCTGGATTTCTGCGCTTCCTGGGGGCCGCTCATCCTGGGCCACGCCCGGCGCGAGGTGATCGCGGCGGCGCGGCGGGCCCTGGAGCTGGGCTCGACCTTCGGCGCGGCCACGCAAGGCGAGATCGAGCTCGCCGAGGCCATCAAGCAAGCCGTGCCTTCCATGGAGCTCGTGCGCCTGACCAGCTCCGGCACCGAGGCCGACATGAGCGCGGTGCGCGTGGCCCGCGCCTTCACGGGCCGCGAACTCGTCATCAAGTTCGCCGGCTGCTACCACGGCCACGTGGACAGCCTGCTCGTGGCCGCCGGCTCGGGCGCCACCACCTTGGGCATCCCCGACTCGGCCGGAGTCCCCGCGGCCTGGGCCAAGACCACCATCACCTTGCCGTACAACGACGCGCCGGCCGCGGCCGCGGCGTTCAAGAAATGGAAGGGCCAGGTGGCGGCCGTGATCGTCGAGCCGGTCGCCGCGAACATGGGCGTGGTGCTGCCGGCGCCGGGCTTTCTTAAGGCCTTGCGTGAGCTGACCGCCCGCAGCGGCTCTTTGCTCATCTTCGACGAGGTCATCACCGGTTTCCGCCTCTGCTACGGCGGCTATCAGAAACTCTGCGGAGTCCGGCCGGACCTGACCGTCTTGGGCAAGATCGTGGGCGGCGGCCTGCCCCTGGCGGCCTACGGTGGCAGGAAGGACATCATGCGCTTGGTCGCGCCCCTGGGGCCGGTGTACCAGGCCGGCACTTTGTCCGGCAATCCCGTGGCCGTGGCCGCGGGCCTGGAGGCCTTGCGCCTGCTCAAGGCGCTCAAGCCCTATTCCGCGCTGGAGCGAAGGACCAAAGCCCTGGTCGAGGATATCAGGCGGGAGGCCCTCTGCCTCGGCGTCCCGGTCACCGTGAACTCCGCGGGCTCCATGTTCACGGTCTTCTTCACCGGGCATCCGGTGACGGACTATGCCTCGGCCAAGCTCGCTGACGCCGGCAGATACGGCCGGTTCTTCCGGGCCTTGCTCGACTGCGGCGTGTATTTCCCGCCCGCCCAATGGGAGGCGGCCTTCCTCTCCACGGCCCACAGCCGCGGAGACCTGGCCCGCGCCGGAAAAGCCGTCGGCCAGGCTCTACGCAGCCTGGCCGATTGA
- a CDS encoding type IV pilus twitching motility protein PilT produces the protein MELVQILKAAVETGASDIHLVIGKPPMMRLNGEIAEIPGGTPITADESKRLIYSILYEEQRAKFEENWELDCSFAITNFARFRVNVLVQKNGVEAVMRVISTKIPTPEQLRLSPTVVGFSDLPRGLVLVTGPTGSGKSTTLAAIMELVNQKLTGHILTVEDPIEFVYESKKCIVRQREVGQNTKSFANALKAALREDPDVILVGEMRDLETIQLAVTAAETGHLCFGTLHTQDCPSTVDRIIDVFPPHQQAQIRVQLAMVLQGVVSQILLPRADGEGRIAAREVLVMTPAISNLIREGKTHMIYGAIDTGAKFGMVPMDKALANLTREGLVKPEEALLRAHNPDSFRMLAGLGAAKAPAPAM, from the coding sequence ATGGAATTGGTGCAGATCCTCAAAGCCGCCGTCGAGACCGGGGCCAGCGACATCCACCTGGTCATCGGCAAGCCCCCCATGATGCGCCTCAACGGCGAGATCGCCGAGATCCCCGGCGGCACGCCGATCACCGCCGACGAATCCAAGCGCCTCATCTACTCCATCCTCTACGAGGAGCAGCGCGCCAAGTTCGAGGAGAACTGGGAGCTCGACTGCTCCTTCGCCATCACGAACTTCGCGCGCTTCCGCGTCAACGTGCTGGTCCAGAAGAACGGCGTCGAGGCCGTCATGCGCGTCATTTCCACCAAGATCCCGACCCCCGAACAGCTGCGCCTCTCCCCCACGGTCGTCGGCTTCTCCGACCTGCCCCGCGGCCTGGTCCTGGTCACCGGCCCCACCGGCTCGGGCAAGTCCACCACCTTGGCCGCCATCATGGAGCTGGTCAACCAGAAGCTCACCGGCCACATCCTGACCGTCGAGGACCCCATCGAGTTCGTCTACGAGTCCAAGAAGTGCATCGTCCGGCAGCGCGAGGTGGGCCAGAACACCAAGTCCTTCGCCAACGCGCTCAAGGCCGCCCTGCGCGAGGACCCCGACGTCATCCTGGTCGGAGAGATGCGCGACCTGGAGACCATCCAGCTGGCCGTCACCGCGGCCGAGACCGGGCACCTTTGCTTCGGCACCCTGCACACCCAGGACTGCCCCTCCACCGTCGACCGCATCATCGACGTGTTCCCGCCCCACCAGCAGGCCCAGATCCGGGTCCAGCTGGCCATGGTGCTCCAGGGCGTGGTCTCCCAGATCCTGCTGCCCCGCGCCGACGGCGAAGGCCGGATCGCGGCGCGCGAGGTGCTGGTCATGACCCCGGCCATCTCGAACCTCATCCGCGAGGGCAAGACCCACATGATCTACGGCGCCATCGACACGGGCGCCAAGTTCGGCATGGTCCCCATGGACAAGGCCCTGGCCAACCTGACCCGCGAGGGGCTGGTCAAGCCCGAAGAGGCGCTCCTCCGGGCCCACAACCCCGACTCCTTCCGGATGCTGGCGGGCCTGGGCGCGGCCAAGGCGCCCGCGCCGGCCATGTAG
- the yqeK gene encoding bis(5'-nucleosyl)-tetraphosphatase (symmetrical) YqeK, translating to MRVLLFGGSFDPPHVGHAALLKAAADRIKPDRILVIPAFRAPLKRAQAAPAAGRLRLLRLGLLPLLPSRWRRVARIDTRELLSRRRVYTVETLARLKAERPDWELHFVVGSDWAAAWSEWRARKRLTKLCRWWTALRPGAPSGRIPPHFTVIRRPMPDVSSTGLRADLAAGLDCSRWLQPRAADFIARRGLYGTGLPAALKSGLKPGRFVHTLAVRRLAEALARRWGDDPRRASLAALLHDCGRLIKKRRWARYALDHGLRVPLLAQVARRQPGLLHAYVGAHLARRRFGCRERAVLRAVRNHTLGSLSMSRLERILYVADAVSEDRTHPEAAPLRRLAFRDLEAAFAAGLAAKLSHAVGRGAWLHPLSVSLWNRQCARP from the coding sequence GTGCGAGTCCTGCTTTTCGGCGGCAGCTTCGACCCGCCGCATGTCGGCCATGCCGCCCTGCTCAAAGCCGCGGCGGACCGCATCAAGCCGGACCGCATCCTCGTCATACCGGCATTCCGAGCCCCTCTCAAGAGGGCGCAGGCCGCGCCGGCGGCCGGCCGGCTGCGCCTGCTCAGGCTGGGACTGCTCCCCTTGCTCCCCTCCCGGTGGCGCCGCGTCGCCCGCATCGACACGCGAGAATTGCTCAGCCGGCGCCGCGTCTACACGGTGGAGACTTTGGCCCGGCTCAAGGCCGAGCGCCCGGACTGGGAACTCCATTTCGTGGTAGGCTCGGACTGGGCCGCGGCCTGGTCCGAATGGCGCGCCCGCAAGCGCTTGACCAAGCTCTGCCGATGGTGGACGGCGCTGCGCCCGGGAGCGCCCAGCGGACGCATCCCCCCCCATTTCACTGTCATCCGCCGGCCCATGCCGGACGTCTCCTCGACAGGCCTGCGCGCGGACCTGGCCGCGGGCCTGGACTGCTCCCGTTGGCTGCAGCCCCGAGCGGCGGACTTCATCGCCCGCCGCGGGCTCTACGGGACCGGCCTGCCCGCGGCGCTGAAGTCGGGACTGAAGCCCGGGCGGTTCGTCCACACTTTGGCCGTGCGGCGCCTGGCGGAGGCTCTGGCCCGCCGCTGGGGCGATGACCCCCGGCGCGCGTCTCTGGCCGCGCTCCTGCACGACTGCGGCCGGCTGATCAAGAAGAGACGCTGGGCGCGCTACGCCCTGGACCACGGGCTGCGCGTGCCTCTGCTGGCGCAGGTCGCCCGCCGACAGCCAGGGCTCCTGCACGCCTACGTTGGCGCGCACTTGGCCAGGCGGCGCTTCGGCTGCCGGGAACGCGCGGTCCTGCGCGCCGTGCGCAACCACACCCTCGGCTCGCTATCCATGTCGCGGCTGGAACGCATCCTCTACGTGGCCGACGCGGTCTCCGAGGACCGGACCCACCCCGAAGCCGCGCCTTTGCGCCGCCTCGCGTTCCGGGACCTGGAGGCCGCCTTCGCGGCCGGCCTCGCGGCCAAGCTGAGCCACGCCGTGGGGCGGGGAGCTTGGCTGCATCCCCTATCCGTCTCCTTATGGAACCGCCAGTGCGCCAGACCCTGA
- the argS gene encoding arginine--tRNA ligase, with the protein MILAALRKSLTNRAQDWAKAAGVQLPAELPLTIPPPKMQADLCLPWPLAMAKAARKPPLELARSLAESLGGLVEVESAAPSPPGFVNLKLRNSALCANLKAVTLTPGTYGRDQGGPARKVLIEFVSANPTGPLHLASGRGATLGDCLVRILRRLGRQASSEYYVNDAGNQVERLGLSLHARRHDQEPPEKGYQGQYVTDLAKSFPAEADAWTPQRWQQEGIKALLTTHREDMDAFGVSFDRWFRESELHVKDELKATLGKLKDRGMVYEKEGAVWLGTADADQSEDDKDRVLIKAGGTATYFLADIAYHEDKFSRGFDQCIDIWGADHHGYVPRMKAAVAALGHPPEAFHVIIHQLIHLYRGAEAVKMSKRTGEFVRLREVVEEVGQDACRFFFALRTPDSHLNFDLELAKKQSSENPVYYCQYVHARICSIFREAAKQGLFGPKLPLPGPNALFLTSPEERALLLKIAWFPEVLKDCEKLLSPHPLANFVLELAGLYHPFYEKRRVVDPAEPEVSRARLLLCAGVRDVIAQGLGLLGVSAPEQM; encoded by the coding sequence ATGATCCTCGCCGCGCTCAGGAAGTCGCTGACGAACCGGGCCCAGGACTGGGCCAAAGCCGCGGGTGTCCAGCTGCCGGCGGAACTGCCGCTGACCATCCCCCCTCCCAAGATGCAGGCCGACCTGTGCCTGCCCTGGCCTTTGGCCATGGCCAAGGCCGCGCGCAAGCCTCCGCTGGAGCTCGCCAGATCCTTGGCCGAGAGCCTGGGCGGCCTGGTCGAAGTGGAGTCCGCCGCGCCCTCGCCGCCCGGCTTCGTGAACCTCAAGCTGCGCAACTCGGCCCTCTGCGCCAACCTCAAGGCCGTCACCTTGACCCCCGGCACCTACGGCCGCGACCAGGGCGGGCCGGCCCGCAAGGTCCTCATCGAGTTCGTCTCCGCCAACCCCACCGGGCCCCTGCACCTGGCCTCGGGGCGGGGCGCGACCCTAGGCGACTGCCTGGTGCGCATCCTGCGCCGCCTGGGCCGCCAAGCCTCTTCGGAGTATTATGTCAACGACGCGGGCAACCAGGTCGAGCGGCTCGGCCTCTCGCTGCATGCCAGGCGCCATGACCAGGAGCCTCCGGAGAAGGGCTACCAAGGGCAGTACGTGACCGACCTGGCCAAGTCCTTCCCGGCCGAAGCCGACGCCTGGACGCCGCAGCGCTGGCAGCAGGAGGGCATCAAGGCTTTGCTGACGACCCACCGCGAGGACATGGACGCCTTCGGGGTGAGCTTCGACCGCTGGTTCCGCGAGTCCGAGCTCCACGTCAAAGACGAGCTCAAGGCCACCCTGGGCAAGCTCAAGGACCGGGGCATGGTCTACGAGAAGGAGGGCGCGGTCTGGCTGGGCACCGCGGACGCGGACCAGTCCGAGGACGACAAGGACCGTGTGCTCATCAAGGCCGGAGGCACGGCCACCTACTTCCTGGCCGACATCGCCTATCACGAGGACAAGTTCTCCCGGGGCTTCGACCAGTGCATCGACATCTGGGGGGCGGACCACCACGGCTACGTGCCGCGCATGAAGGCGGCCGTCGCGGCCTTGGGCCATCCGCCGGAAGCCTTCCACGTCATCATCCACCAGCTCATCCACCTCTACCGCGGGGCGGAGGCGGTGAAGATGTCCAAGCGCACGGGCGAGTTCGTGCGCCTGCGCGAGGTGGTCGAGGAGGTGGGCCAGGACGCCTGCCGGTTCTTCTTCGCCCTGCGCACGCCGGATTCGCACCTGAACTTCGACCTGGAGCTGGCCAAGAAGCAGTCGTCCGAGAACCCGGTCTATTACTGCCAGTACGTGCACGCGCGGATCTGCTCGATCTTCCGGGAGGCGGCCAAGCAGGGGCTCTTCGGGCCGAAGCTGCCTTTGCCGGGGCCCAACGCGCTGTTCCTCACCTCGCCGGAGGAGCGGGCGCTGCTGCTCAAGATCGCCTGGTTCCCCGAGGTCTTGAAGGACTGCGAGAAGCTGCTCTCCCCGCATCCGCTGGCCAACTTCGTGCTGGAGCTGGCCGGGCTCTACCACCCGTTCTACGAGAAGCGCCGGGTGGTGGACCCGGCTGAGCCCGAGGTCTCCCGGGCGAGGCTGCTTCTGTGCGCCGGGGTCCGGGACGTGATCGCCCAGGGGCTGGGGCTTCTGGGGGTCAGCGCGCCGGAGCAGATGTAG
- a CDS encoding type IV pilus twitching motility protein PilT — MPDIIDILKATVEMGASDLHVVVGKPPMVRRHGLIIPIPGTAPLTADESKRMIYAILLEEQRARFEEDWELDCSIEISGISRFRVNVFIQKNGVAAVLRTISSSIPTPAEIGLMPAMTNLIDLPRGLVLVTGPTGSGKTTTLACLIELINQKHQKHILTIEDPIEFSYQDKNSIILQREVGRQTKSFAEALKHSLRQDPDVILIGEMRDLETIQLAITAAETGHLCFATLHTQDAPTTVDRIIDVFPPHQQQQVRVQVSTVLQAVISQSLLPRKDGKGRACAREFMRMTPAIGSLIREGKTHQIYQAIEAGAKFGMIAMDQYLAFLIKQDLVNVDEACALAHDSGMVKQLAGLAVPAGL; from the coding sequence ATGCCTGACATCATCGATATCCTCAAGGCCACCGTGGAGATGGGAGCCTCCGACCTGCACGTGGTCGTGGGCAAGCCGCCCATGGTGCGCCGGCACGGACTCATCATCCCCATCCCGGGGACCGCGCCGCTGACGGCCGACGAGAGCAAGCGGATGATCTACGCCATCCTGCTGGAAGAGCAGCGCGCGCGATTCGAGGAGGACTGGGAGCTGGACTGCTCCATCGAGATCTCCGGCATCTCCCGCTTCCGCGTCAACGTGTTCATCCAGAAGAACGGCGTGGCCGCGGTCCTGCGCACCATCTCATCGAGCATCCCCACTCCCGCCGAGATCGGCCTCATGCCGGCCATGACCAACCTCATCGACCTGCCCCGCGGCCTGGTCCTGGTGACCGGGCCCACGGGCTCCGGCAAGACCACGACCTTGGCCTGCCTCATAGAGCTCATCAACCAGAAGCACCAGAAGCACATCCTGACCATCGAGGACCCCATCGAGTTCTCGTATCAGGACAAGAATTCCATCATCCTGCAGCGCGAGGTGGGCCGGCAGACCAAGAGCTTCGCCGAGGCCCTCAAGCATTCCCTGCGCCAGGACCCCGACGTGATCCTCATCGGCGAGATGCGCGACCTGGAGACCATCCAGCTCGCCATCACCGCGGCCGAGACCGGCCACCTGTGCTTCGCGACCCTGCACACCCAGGACGCGCCCACCACCGTGGACCGCATCATCGACGTCTTCCCGCCGCACCAGCAGCAGCAGGTGCGCGTCCAGGTCTCGACCGTGCTGCAGGCGGTCATCTCCCAGTCCTTGCTCCCGCGCAAGGACGGCAAGGGCCGGGCCTGCGCCCGGGAGTTCATGCGCATGACCCCGGCCATCGGCAGCCTCATCCGGGAGGGCAAGACCCACCAGATCTACCAGGCCATCGAGGCGGGCGCCAAGTTCGGGATGATCGCCATGGACCAGTACCTGGCCTTCCTCATCAAGCAGGACCTGGTCAACGTCGACGAGGCCTGCGCCCTGGCCCACGATTCCGGGATGGTCAAGCAGCTCGCGGGCCTGGCCGTGCCGGCTGGGCTATGA
- a CDS encoding cyclic nucleotide-binding domain-containing protein translates to MDPKEKLQLLKSVRLLDQIPEKQLAALGEFLTPVEIADGAVIFEEGAKGDSLYFVTGGRVRISKRVSAGDMKDLAILGPGDCFGEMALVEDVTRSAQAAAAGATTLFRLGREDMNRWLKSHPELAVDFFAELVQVLSRRLRRTSSELTLIYDLSHMLLEPWESGKALLAKVLGHVVPHLEGDWSAAAHLYNAFNDEMDFVAGCGPFDFARVQGQLPPVKETRNIWIEDHVYYVSLPGAVRPHGYLIFRSEADLKDDQRADIGRTLTTVAQLLATALENIGHRVEEGLRERLKQNSPHGAYL, encoded by the coding sequence ATGGATCCTAAAGAGAAACTTCAACTCCTCAAATCAGTCAGGCTCCTGGACCAGATCCCGGAGAAGCAGCTCGCGGCCTTGGGAGAATTCCTCACGCCCGTCGAGATCGCCGACGGCGCGGTCATCTTCGAGGAGGGGGCCAAAGGCGACAGCCTCTATTTCGTGACCGGAGGCCGGGTGCGCATCTCCAAGCGCGTCTCCGCCGGAGACATGAAGGACCTGGCGATCCTGGGCCCCGGCGACTGTTTCGGCGAGATGGCCCTGGTCGAGGACGTTACGCGCTCGGCCCAAGCCGCGGCCGCCGGCGCCACCACGCTCTTCCGCCTGGGCCGCGAGGACATGAACCGGTGGCTCAAATCGCATCCGGAGCTGGCCGTGGATTTCTTCGCGGAGCTGGTCCAGGTCCTGTCCCGGCGCCTGCGCCGGACCTCCAGCGAACTGACCCTCATCTACGACCTTTCCCACATGCTTCTGGAGCCCTGGGAGAGCGGCAAGGCCCTGCTGGCCAAGGTCCTCGGGCACGTGGTGCCGCACCTGGAGGGGGATTGGTCCGCGGCGGCCCATCTCTACAACGCCTTCAACGACGAGATGGACTTCGTGGCCGGCTGCGGCCCCTTCGACTTCGCCCGCGTCCAAGGCCAGCTCCCGCCCGTCAAGGAGACCCGCAACATCTGGATCGAGGACCACGTCTACTACGTGTCTTTGCCCGGCGCGGTCCGGCCCCACGGCTATCTCATCTTCCGCTCCGAGGCCGACCTGAAAGACGACCAGCGCGCCGATATCGGCCGCACCTTGACCACGGTGGCGCAGCTCCTGGCCACGGCCCTGGAGAACATCGGCCATCGCGTCGAAGAGGGCCTGCGCGAGCGGCTCAAGCAGAATTCCCCCCATGGCGCTTACCTTTAG
- a CDS encoding glycosyltransferase, which translates to MRFSVIIATYNEAFHIGSSLKRLRQISRQDPLELIVVDGGSEDGTAEQARAWADQVLVHQRANRGEQLHLGAQKAAGSMLLFLRGDAQLPGNWRQALEHFWLSPGLDKVAATVFTVQFGKDIPFRLASWMVNAETRWRGHADLNQGLCTTADIYRYSGGFPPLACLEGRAFCERLRPFGRIAVLPERIWPSASRLHRFGLLGCLRRRLWLELRLLLGSAPERLGPDGCAS; encoded by the coding sequence ATGAGATTTTCCGTCATCATCGCCACTTACAACGAGGCCTTCCATATCGGCTCGTCACTCAAACGCCTCCGGCAGATCTCCCGCCAGGACCCGCTCGAGCTCATCGTGGTGGACGGCGGTTCCGAGGACGGCACCGCCGAGCAGGCCCGGGCCTGGGCCGACCAAGTCCTGGTGCACCAGCGCGCCAACCGCGGGGAACAGCTCCACCTTGGCGCCCAGAAGGCCGCGGGCAGCATGCTGCTCTTCCTGCGCGGGGACGCCCAGCTCCCCGGGAACTGGCGGCAGGCGCTCGAGCATTTCTGGCTCTCCCCGGGATTGGACAAGGTGGCGGCCACTGTCTTTACCGTGCAGTTCGGCAAGGATATCCCCTTCCGGCTGGCCTCCTGGATGGTGAATGCGGAAACGCGTTGGCGCGGGCACGCGGACCTCAACCAAGGCCTGTGCACCACGGCGGACATCTACCGCTACAGCGGAGGTTTCCCCCCGTTGGCGTGCCTGGAGGGCCGCGCCTTCTGCGAGCGCCTACGGCCTTTCGGCCGCATCGCGGTGCTGCCGGAGCGCATCTGGCCCTCGGCCAGCCGGCTGCACCGTTTCGGGCTTCTGGGCTGCCTCCGGCGGCGGCTGTGGCTGGAACTGCGCTTGCTCCTGGGATCCGCGCCCGAGCGGCTCGGGCCGGACGGCTGCGCTTCCTAG